AATATGCATTCTTTCTTTTAAAAACTCTTTTGGTATTAAATATAAATATTTTGGCTCATAAGGTTCTCCTTTTAATCCCAAAATAACTGCATCAATATTTTCAGGATAATTTAGTTTTATAATTTCATTTATCGGATAAGTTTTTTTAAATATAGGATATACTTTGTATCCTTTAAAGTATATTCCATCATCTTTTAACTCCGCCCCCACATTTTTTAAATAATATATAAAGGTTTTTGTAGTTTCATCTAAGTTATCTAAATTATTTAAGGAAATATTTTTTAGTTTATCTGAACTATCTTCTATCTCTATCCTCTTACCAAAGTTTATTTTTACATAGCCATTATTTGAAACATCTTCAATTTTTATCTTCTTTCTCTTAAGTTTATACCATATTTTTTTAAAAAAACCTTTTACTTTATATTTAACCAAAATATAGATTAAAAATACCCCCAATATTACTAAAAATAAAGGTAGCATCAATATAGCTAATATTAATAGAATTAAAAATATTATAAAACCTTCTAAAATTCCCAATCTATAAACTTTAATTTTCATATAAATCCCTCAAAGATTTTTTAATTAACCTTACATATTCCTCCTTTCTTGGAACTACGATAATTTTTTTAGATGGAAGTTTTATTGACGCCCTAAAATTATATTTTTTTGCAACCTCTGTAACTATTTTGTTGTATTTATATAGTTCATTAAATAAATCTTCACTTAATTTTACATCTTCATCAGCATACTGCAAACAACAACCTTCTCTCCAAAAACCAAACTTGTCTCCAACTTCATGTGCCTTTTCTATTTCAATATTGTAATATTTCATCAAATTTAAAACATCTTCATAAGATAATCTTATCAATGGTCTAAAAAATAAAATTTCCTTATCTTTACCTTTACTATACTTTTGAGGAACTGGTGTGAGTTCCATTTTATTATAGACAACTTCTCCATAAACCTCTCTCAAATAGTTCATTACAGCCCCAGAAACTTTTTCAAGAGCAGAGTCTCCCGTCATAATTATTCTAATATCCCTCTCTTTTGCTATATCTACTGCCTTATCTTTCATTATATTTTTGCATATTCTACAAATACTACTTCCCTTAGCCCCTTTAATCCTTTTTAGCAATTCGTTAGTTATATCGTAATATATGACTGGGATATTGTATCTTTGAGAGATTTTTTCAACCATTTTTTTTGAAACATCCCAACTCCATTTATGGTAAAAATGTATTAATGCATCTATTTTTAAATTTAAATCTTCAGCTAAAGCTATTGCAGTTGAAGAATCCTTTCCACCACTTGCCATAACTACAATTTTTTCATTTAATACATTCTTTTCTTTAAATTGCTCAATAATATCTTTTTTTAATTCATCCAAATTATTTAACTTTCTCCTATTTTTTGTCCATTCTGAAAACTCCATATTTTCACTATTCTAAATCTTCCTATAAACATGAATATGCCTTATAAGTCCCTTATGAATGTATATCTTATAAAGACTTTCTAATTCCATATCATTAAGGTCTATTTTTTTAGGATAGGCAAAAACAAAATATCCATTCTTTTTAATGACATCTGGAAGTATTTTTAATATATTTTCAATTTCTCCTTTTTTAGCAGTAGAAATTCCATAAGGAGGATCTGTCACAATAGCATCAACTTCTTTTATTCCCAACTCATTTAAAAAATCTTTTACATATTTAGCATCTAACCTCTTAACCTTTATTACTTTATCTATTAAATTATATTCTTCAAGGTTTATTAAAGTTCCAGAGGACATTCTCCAATCAATATCACAACCAATAAGTTTAGCCCCAATTAATCCCGCCTCAATTAAAAATCCACCAGTT
This genomic window from Methanocaldococcus sp. contains:
- a CDS encoding phosphoadenosine phosphosulfate reductase family protein; this encodes MEFSEWTKNRRKLNNLDELKKDIIEQFKEKNVLNEKIVVMASGGKDSSTAIALAEDLNLKIDALIHFYHKWSWDVSKKMVEKISQRYNIPVIYYDITNELLKRIKGAKGSSICRICKNIMKDKAVDIAKERDIRIIMTGDSALEKVSGAVMNYLREVYGEVVYNKMELTPVPQKYSKGKDKEILFFRPLIRLSYEDVLNLMKYYNIEIEKAHEVGDKFGFWREGCCLQYADEDVKLSEDLFNELYKYNKIVTEVAKKYNFRASIKLPSKKIIVVPRKEEYVRLIKKSLRDLYEN